tttgaTGCAAATGAACCTTTTTCTCATAACAGCAAGATGTGCTGTGACGtgacattttgtttaaataccaTTTATATACAGTTTGATGTAATATAATTTGCTTACTTAGCACCTGGCTTTTATGCATGTACATTATGAGGCtaacatacatttatttacatactTAACATTTTCTCTCAGTCATACAGATCTGAGAAACATGCTCCTTTTATGAGGAAAGAGTGCAGCaccaagaaaacacagcagtgcaGAAGTAAGCAGTCACGGTTTTCAATCACTTCATACCTGCTAAGGCTATAAAGCGATCATGTCTCTTAAAAGTAAAACTTTAATAAACTTTTACTGGcttaaaaatggctttaaaaaataaatgtgtatacttcaatttatttaaaaaattcaacATATCTTTCTCGATATTACCTAACCAGTATACAGTAACACAATTCACACTGAGAAAAATTTCTTAAGGTGAAAACACACgttttgcaaacaaaatctCCTGCTGAGATTTGATAGATTCCAGGTACACCAGGATGAAAAGGGATCCAAATAGAGGTCCGGATGTCAGGATACTCAGTTCAGTCCTTGTTTCTCTCCCATACATCATTTAAGAATCAAATCTTGATTTAAGATATGACTAGTCTTTCAACACGGGgcagcataaaaataaacactagGTGAAAGCTTTCACGTTCCCTACAGGaggcaaaaattattttacttctctgagtttcaactttttttttttcttttttcctgttaaatagGAATAAGTTGCATTCATTATCACCATTTCatcaattgtttttcttctcttcagttttAGAGGTAGAGAAGCTTCAGTTACTACCTGAAAGCATGTCATGCTAAAAATGGACTTGTACCTAAGTTTCTGACGAATCGTCAGagcaaaaattaaattgcaCAGCAATTCATCTTCGAGACCCAGCAGAATGCAAAATCCAACAAAACACTCCTCATGCAGATCTAATTCCCCAATATCTCCCCAACCAGATAGACATCTTGCTCAGCACAGAAGCCAATATATTCTAGCTGTATCAGATCCTGTTTCACAAGTGCAGGAATTATAGAAATAGTACACTTAAATGCACCATGATTTAGTAAGCACAATATTCATCCCtatatgttttaatttgcatatgggaaaatgcagaattcaaATCAATGCATTACAGACCACTACACCAACTTATATTGGCATTTTTTTTGGAGAGTTCCTGTCCTTGCCTACTGAAAAATGCAATTCGATATTCAGTCTCCTCTGGTTTGCAGACAAAGCTCCAGGAACACTGGAACTGTCCAGCTGTTCTCActctaaaacagatttttcttaattcaaCTACTTATCTTTAAAAGGTGGCTGGGGTCTTGAAGAAATACAGCCATGTTTGGTGTAGTGCTAACTGTAAATGTAGATATTTACAAGCTCAGGTACCTCAGAAGCTCAGTGCAAGTTCAGCCACATCAGCTCAGACCCAGCAGTACAATCACAAAGTCCAGCCCTGTAGGATGCAGCTACCCTTACATAAAGACCTCAGGTAACTCCTGAAACAAGTTCCCCAGTTCTGATTTTCATCTTTTGTGCAGCACGGTATGAACACAGCAATTTGGCTTTCAAACCCAAACTGTGTATGCATGTGGCACCACACTCTCAAGCCAAAAAGTCACTCAGACATTAGTGGGAACAGTGCACAGATACATTGGCTAATTCCTGAATTGCAGTTAAAGTTTTATTTGTAGGAACAAAAATGAACTGTAGTGTAGCTTACTGAGGCAGTCTGAGTGTGAATGCCAATGGAGAGAAGTGGTGGCCATTCCTTAACCTTTTCCACTTACAGTCAGATGTACTAAATTTCAGCTGCAGTCTGGTGCAAACAATGAAAATTGAAGTAGATTGTGAATCCTTAACCCATTTAGTTCAGCTTGCCTCTCTTCTTTTGGTATGGCATCTGTTTGGCAGCTTTCTTTTATATGCTTACTTCATTAAAATGCACTACAGGCACATTTTTCCATCTGTCAGAAATATTAGTCAATAAGCAAGCAGTTAATCAATGTTCAGATAACCCCATGTgagagaaatactttttcttttgtttttgtcacaGCTGCATCTGTAtttaataaatttcaaaattgCATTGCTGTGTAGTacatttatttgcctttctctgtctcttctttccAGTAACTTCTTCCAGTTCTGACAACTCACTGAATGcattttgctgtcttctctCACTCCCACCATTTCTTCTAAGTGAAGTATGGctaagacaaggaaaaaagattaattaGGTTGCTATCTCAACAGAGGCAAAATATCGACACAAGatggcaaaaaagaaaattcttcaaTGGTTCATCTGAATATCCATTTGTGATTTCTATGACAGATGAAAGTAAcagatttagaaaataaagcacatcTAACCTGTGAATctggaattattattataagtGCAAAAAGACAGTATTTACACTGGCATGTCTCTGTACACCCCAAACTAAGCTTTCTGTCCATTTTGGATACATGTAGACTGTGAAATTTGCATGGGCTTTTGCACAATGCAAATAGCTTtgtaaaaagcaataaaataaaataaaataaaaaatctacaCTGAAAGTTCAAAAAGCAATTGAAAACAATAGTATCCCTGCctcttttgtctttgctgtcAATCACACTACACCCATCAGTAAAAATGCTCAATACACTTTCAGAAAATCTTTCCAAATAACTTTACAACCCTGAAGCCATACAGAAGTCTGAAGCTTcagaatttgtatttcattaagaaagaacataaaaaaaaagcatttttttttccaattactCTGTCTCTACTACCGTTTTAGAAACCAGCAATAAACTCAGCTGCTTAAAGTCATTCACCAGGAGTTTGTAAGACGGTAGAGTGTATTGTGTTATGAATCATCACGTTCAACCTAGATCAATAAAGCTGGTGcagtttaaatttcaaaaaaataattacctgtagttcactttcctttttttcactgaagcCAAATGCATAGAAGATATTGACCATCTTTAGCTGGCAATGCACAGGGCGAGATAAGACCATGTGAAAGACTTACAAGGTCAGACCAATGGACAATATCTTTTGtcttcagcagctgcaaaaggaaatataatttaagGAGCCAACACAAGCCTAGGTCACAATCTGCAGTcactcccttcctccttcatgAAAATCCACAGCTGTTGtacttcagaaattatttccctTCATTCCTGAGGctgcaaatttaattttgcagcaGAGTGGTACTCTAAGTGCTGAGACCGAGCAGGCATCCCACTCCAGTAACAGGAAGCCACAGCGTTATTGCCTTTGTATCTAACTGTGCCCTGCATTTGCCTGTACTTCTTGgtcatttcttcaaaatgagCTGGCACAGCCAGTTTTCATCATGACCTTCTGCCTTTCCTATCCAGCTGCTGGGATTGCCCAGTATCTACTGTTTGGATATCAGAGCTATCCTCCTCAAAAGCACAGCAAGAGCTTGGTGAAGAGCAGGatggaaaacacaaacagcaagGCCAGGGGACAAACAGCTAGCAGGGAGCATACTTTTCTCCATGCTCTAAGgtatttcaaaagaatattGTCATACAAGCTGTCCTGTGAGCCACAGGGCACAGCTACCTTTCagtggatttttcttcctctcccttgcTGTCATGAATTTGCCATGCCTGTCAGGTTGGAACATCATGCCAGGACATTCTTCACTTGTTCCTAAAGCCAATCTTGCTACATTTAGCAGGAAAGGGAAGGTAAGGACCTGttaaaaaatcttcacagaGCAAATTGCCTTTGTAATAGACATTTTGTCACTGCTAAATAGGATTACCAAACTCTTGTGTTTTTaacaattgtattttaatttcaggcCAAGGTATTCAAAGCTTTTAGGTGTATGAAGGATTCACATGTGAGCCTAAAAGGATTATCAGATATAGCTAAATTGGGTTTGAAatcatagggaaaaaaaaaaaaaaaagagagaaaaaaagaattagatgCTTTCTTGATCCCTATTCTCATTCTTCatctcataaatatttttttgccctGCCTTTATCATTTGGCATTACAGATTTCCATTATCATGTAAGGTCTTACTTACTCTATGATCGATAGCTTTATCTAGCaaatttctttctctattacaaatacacaaaaacatGTGACGTATTCTCCCATCAACTACCTACTTGTGACTGGGAATGCCAACAAAATCTTCACTGGCTGGAGATGAGGAAATAGATATACAGGAacacattttatgaaaaagtactatttttgtaattttgcttttgtttagaTTTGCCTTTCAAAATCAGTATCACACCAAAGACTCtagttacttatttttttattctttgagaCTGGAGTGTGCATATcaagtgtttctgaaaatgcatttacaaaaaGCCAGAAGGAGTATCAGAAATGTCACTTTTTTATGTGGTCATTAGTTGACCAATGATACTGAATTTTGAAACCTCTACATAGTGATATCACTGTACTCAGAGCAAGGCTTGATGTATTTAGGAGGTAAGAGGAAAGTACTTGGAAAAGGCTAGGGAGTGTTAGTTTTTTTAATTGACATGACAATCCTGCAATGTACCTTTTGACCCTGTAAACTTTCTAGAAACTGGACAGAAAGAAGCACAGGTAAAGAACAGCTCTTAAAAGGTGCTGCCTGCAGAATACTGAAACTATCACATACCTAAAGAAAAACCTTTAACATGAACTATCATTGGGATACTTCAACTAGAAAATCAGCCCATAGTGATCACTCACACTGAAGaggtagaatcatagaatcatagaatatcccaagctggaatggacccataaggatcatcaagtccaactcctggcaccacacaggtctacccaaaagtttagaccatgtgactaagtgcacagtccaatctcttcttaaattcagacaggctgggtgcagtgactgcttcactggggagcctgttcctgTATGCGACCgccctctcggtgaagaacctcttcctgatgtccagcctaaaccttccctgcctcagcttataaccattcctgtgggtcctatcgctggtgattacggagaacaggtcacctgcctctccactccccctcgcaaggaagttgtagactgcgatgaggtcccccctcagcctcctcttctccaggctgaacaggcccagtgacctcagctgctcctcatacgtcttcccctctaggcctttcatcttcgtcaccctcctctggacactccccaacagtttcatgtcctttttgtgctgtgctgcccagacctgcacacagtactcgacgtgaggccacaccagtgcagagcagagcaggatgatcacttcccttgaccgactagcaatgctgtgcttgatgcaccccaggatacagttggccctcctggctgccagggcacactgctggctcatattcagcttgctgtcaaccacaaccgccagatccctctctgtggggctgctctccagcatctcgtcacTCAGTCTGTACGTATAGGCTGCCCTgtctcaggtgcaggacctggcacttgctttttttaaacttcatgtggttggtgatcacccagctctccagtatgtccagatctctctgcaagggtTTCCAACCCGCAGCCGAGTCTACGACTCCTCCAAGATTGGTGTTGTCGGCAAATTTgttcaaaacaccttctagtcctatatccaaattgtttataaaaacattggagaggactggccctaaaatggaaccttgagggaccccactatTGAGCATcagccagcctgatgtggccccatttaccacagccctttgagccctgcccgtcagccaattgctcacccattgtatgatgtttttgtttagttgtatgctggacattttgtccagtaggatcctatgggaaactgtgtcaaaagccttgctgaagtccaaaaagatcacatcatcTGGCTTCCCTtgatcgactagatgggtgatcttatcataaaaggaaatcagatttgttaGGCAGGCTCTACCCCTCACGAACCCATGTTGGTTGGGACCAATGACTGCcctgtcccccaggtgcgcttcaataacttcaaggatcatcttctccataattttacctgccactgatgtgagactgacaggcctgtaattgctaggatcttctttcttgtccttcttgaaaattggcacaacctttgccagcttccagtctactgggacctctccagattcccaagatcattgaaaaataattgagagagatCCTGCgatgacatcagccagttctTTAAGCACCCTGTTTTTGTgatttagtttttttgtttgtttgtttgtttgtttttttaaaacagtttattttccaaaaataattgaTACATTGCTTTAAAACAGAGTTCTTCTTCTTTACTTTGGCACTAGTGTGTCAGGGCTTTTGGTGCCATGCTCAAGAGATCCAACGTGTTTTGTTACAATGAGGCTCTGAAGTTTTGCTGTAGGATGAAGCTCCAGCATAAAGCTTTCAGGCCCCAGAACATTCCTAGAAAAACTAGTCTGAGGGCAGAAGTCAGAGCAGGTGtggctttttatattttagataAGACAAAATAGGTGACAGTGCATTAAAGGATGGCCAAGTTGGCACCTGGGAGGCAATCTGGGATTGCTTCCAAGTGCTGTTGTTTTAATGTACTGTCAGTACATATGGCATTGCACTCCATGCGATAAAAATTGGTCCTAAAGTATCTGAAACTGCCCTGTAAATAGAGGAACTATTCTTCAATAATTTAATGACAAAGCAACACTGAAGATACATAGCGTCACACGAGAAACATCTTCTATGTCTTCCAACCCTTAATTCAAGAGGTGAACtctctgttaaaaacaaacaagatctTTAGGGCCTggaatagcaaaataaaagcatgtattAGGAATTGGACATATGGATCTGTCtgctaatattaaaaaaaaaaatccatgatgACCAGTTTCATTGTATGGAATGTAGACACAGTGCAAAGTCCTGTTTTCAAGGGACATTGTTAGGTAAAAGAATTAAAGTTGTCTAACGTGAGGAAATAAACTGGATGTATAAATTACTTTACTGATGCAGCCtgtgcattttgctttgtttggaCTGTGAAGCCATAATAGTCCATTTAACTGGAAGAGTTAATGGCTCTCCGTGTATTTTATAAAAGGACTTCAGAGAAGTGTTTTAGAATAAAGACAAGAATAAATTTGTTACTCAAGgtctgaaagaaatacagcaaatcTAAGGTACAAGGTCTGACTCAACTTCTTAATGTCCCTTTAAATAAACCTAATCTCTACTTCCACCTTTCCCCATCGCACCTCTGCATGGTCTAGGAAGGCTTAAAAGGGATTTTTAAGCTCTGTGAACTTAGATATCCTGTGGCACATTGAGGGGGAGAACATCAAAGACTACAGGCACAGGGTAGAACAGAAACCTCTGTAGTCAACATCTTTAAAGGCAGCTGTGCCTGATACATACACATTCATTCAATTATCTTTCTGCATTCAGCAGCAATATGTAAATATAGGCCAAATACTCTCAAAGTTGAACATAGCAATGAcatcttccattttcctcaCCCAGGTCCTGCTGAGTTATATACACTTGTTAAGTGAAACTCTCTGTGATGTGATAAAAGTCCCTTTGTATATAAAACCTTGCTACGTGAGTTTCTATAGAGAGCCCATGGCTTCTCCAAAGCAGATTTTCTGTCCAGCTTTGAGGTGGAATTTGAAGTCTTTAGGTACCTCGAAGATGAGTACAATAGTAGAGCCTAGATTAAATTCCCCTAAATGTTCTCCTTTCCTCATGGGTATTCCCTCCTTGTTGTTGTTGGATACAAAGCTGAAGTCATTGTAGGAACCTTCTGAGTAACAGGGACTGTTGGTATGGAGGTCCTGGTCAACGTAGATGTGGATAGAGCCCACGCTTGTTGCTCCTACAGctgttaaagagaaaaagccaTGTTTCCAGTCACCTGTAAGAACAACCCGTTCATTGTGGCAGAACAGTTCCTTGATCCAGCGAGCAACTACAGGATTCACAGACATCAGAGAGCCTGGAAAATGACGTTGGTGTGACACCCTCCAGTCAGTGGGCAAGTGGAAGCAGTGGTAGTCCCCTGGTGCAAGGTAGATTACACAATGATAGAGCTCATTCCCCTCCTTTGTGCCTAGCTGTTGCTGAAAGGAGTTACCAGATGAGGCCTCACTAAAATGCAAGTCCTTTGTGCTGATGTGAGGTCCCAAGAAAGATTCCAGTGAATCAGTAACCCCTTTTACTTGCTCAACCTCACATTTCTTTACTTGTCCAAAGTTAAGGATCTTGCCATCAGAGGAACTAATCACACTGTGCAAACAGCAAACTGGCTGTGCTTGTGGTTTCAGCTTCCTGCGAAAGAATTCACTGAGGTTTCTATAGTGATGCAGATCAACAGCTGCCTCCTTCATGTTTACTCCGAATGTCCAAATGTACAGGCTGGAAAGAAGTTTCCGAAGCCATGTAGGCAGCTCCACCTGGTTCAGGCGACCGCATGTTTGTGAGAGCAGTCAGGTTGGTACCGATTTGTACAAAGCAACCTCCCACTCCCTTGCAAGCTTCACAGACAGCTCTCTGCCCTTCTTCTCTAGCTGTTCCAACTTGAAATCCTCGTATTTTCTGTATGCTGCATATCCTCCACCTGTAGCCACCAAAACATGGAAGCTTCGCAGGCAGAAGTCTTGTCCTACCAGAGCAGTATGAAACTTCTTCCTGTCACTGAAAAATTTCCTAGAAGGTGGCTGCTTCCACAGGACTCGAGTTCTAGTGCACAGGTTCTCATGTATGAGGAAGTTACAGCTAGTCAGCAAACTGTTTCGCTGTAGCGCGGCCGCGCCACGCTGTGCCAAGGCTGCCACCATCTTCTTGTGCCGCCGCTGTGTCCTCTGTCCTTCCGGTCTCCTTCTCTTCACCTTCCTGACAGTCAGCATTAGAAGTAGTTTTTCAAGTACAGACAGAATTGACAACCttcttttcaggaaacaaacaaacaaaaaacaaccactactacaacaacagcaaaacatcaTGAACACTTACCTTTGTGTCCTCAAAAACAGGACATGTGAAATCACGGAAGGCTTAAAGAGAAGATCAAGATTATATTCAGGAGGGAAATCATATGAAATGCAAAGACCTGTTAGTGACTGCATCAGGAACTTCTTCTTGGCACACACATAGGACAAGGACAGTACTTTGTGAATTGATCAGCTAGCCCAAGTTTGCCTgtggcaagagaaaaaaataagtcagaaGCTGTAAATTTGGATCCTCAGACATACAATGCAGGGGCTCATTCTCTCCTGCACTGAGCAAAAAGTCAGTGGATACTGGAGTCTAGAAGAGATGCTAGTCTGGCACTCCTCCCAACACAATATAAAGTTAAATACGAATCACATTTTCGGCCTGTGTCAGTGCAAAACAGTGGTGTTGGAGCTCAGTTCAATCTTTCTCCTGTCCTGGAACATTCCTGAGGCAGCAACAAGACATGTAATTCTGTTGTAGAGTTACTGAGTGCTCGTACTTTACATCTAGCTACCCTGCACCTCTGATGAAGGCCATCATCCATGCTGATCAATTAGTACAACTATGCAAGTCTGTTCACTGATCTATATTAGAAAACTCCTAGTGCTCAAAATGCTTATGCTAATCACAAAGTTATGGCACTGTATTGGAGGGACTAGTTACCTCCAGCTGGAGGGCAAAGATAAGCTGCTGCAGTTGGGCTGGACACAGCAACCCCTTCATCTGGCCAAGCTGCAGCCTGCACCGACCTGTGTGTAGCCTGAAGCATCTCCCTCCCTCGTATGTATTTTATGAGATGGGTGGGAGTGAATACCTCCCAGAAAAGGCTTTCACTACCTGATATAAAAAGCCACTGGTGATATCTACAGCCTAGCGTATCTACTAGCAATCATGAAGGTCATTCACCTCTTAATGAATTTAATGCTGCATAAAAAGCTATTTGCAAAAAAGAAACTGCCAGTGCTTCTCACAGAAATACTAATTTTCCAGGAGTTTCATGAATAAGGACTACAGTACACTTAAGGAATGACAATTTTTCACTTGTCTCAACATGTATGTATGTGGAGGTAGGTTAGTTCAGTCCCGTTCGCCTTCAGGGCCTATCCTACATCCAGTCATATTAATGGATCTTTAAATTTGGAGATGCTACCACTGATGGTCAGGGATATTGCATTTACAACACAGACCAGAATCATGTTCTGTATCGAAAGGAATACAGAAGAGGGACAATGAAAGGGACTGTGTTACTAACAGATTTTTCTAGTATAAGGATTAGGCCGCATGCAAATcagataaaataatgttaaatacaAGTTCTCGTTACTTTACATGCGAATGTCTCAGTCCTGGGAGGTTTGAGAGTCCATCTCTTACCACAAAATATGCTGCATTCTCCAAGTGGCTGCAAATAATTGTTCCTCTATAAGTAAGCCACCTCTACAAGACACAAGGAGATGAATTAAAGCACGAGTAGCTTTCCTGTGGCTTCTATACATTTGTCATCTCAGAAACCTGAGAGATCACgactgaaagcagaagagataGATAAGACCGAAAAAGCAGGACCAGAGACTTTAGCTTTTAAAGGTATTCTACTGACAAAGTCAGTAGAATTACAAAGtctgtttaatatttctgacatagtaagaaagaacaacaaattaATTAAGTCACCAGAAGGAGGCTGCATGTAGCTGGGTCACAGCCACTGGCTGGTTGTGCAGAAAGAATTATCTCCAAATTTGAGAGCATCTACATTAGACCTTGAATTAACACAAATGGCTTTTAAATAAGCTCTTTTAAATTCGTAAGTGAACACTTCCGACAAGAGCCCTACTTCGGCAGATGTAGGCTTTCACACCAGCTTAGGCAGAACATACCCTTGCTCTCTATCAAGAGTACAAACAGTTTGACTGTCTACCACCTTACAGTAATAACTACACACGCACACAAGTATTAGGAAAGATGCATGTGCTGACAATGTAGCTGAAGGTGTGCCTGCATCTGGTACAGACATACTGAAGATATTGtactgaagatattttaaatattttttatttaaatttggtCCAGATGTCAGACAAGCGTTGACATGAGGAGCTGCAGTTGGTCTAATTGTCTAAGTGTTTACAACTCAACACTTATCCAACTTAGCAAGCTGTGGTCAAGGACAAGAATAAGGTTTGTGTGCACACATTTATAAATGTGTATAAACGTggacatttttatataaacGTCACTTCACTGATCACTGCTGCAAGGCAAAAACTGAATCCACTGTACATTAAAACAGCAATCAAACTAGAGGTGTCCTATGCAGAATGTTTCACAGAGCTGGTTTTCATTCAACTCACACATCAGCAGACTTTCATTTGGGCATAAAAGATCATTGCAATGGTCTGCTGTTAACAGTCCATTACAGATCTTAAATTTATCAAGACAGCTATCAATACAATCTGTAGAGGCCCATTCTTTTTGCATGAAGACTGTTACAATTCTGTTCCTGTAATGTAATCTTTCAGatgcaaatctgtttttctagTGGTACAAggtcattttctctgaaaatggaTTGATTGTGCTATACACAGGGTTTTGGAATTAGAAACACTTCTCAGAATTATGGAGATAGTACTTCCTAATCATTTGGGTCTAGTTTCCTCACAGAAAAAGTAATTGGCAATTATTTCAAACTGGTAATTTGGTTCCATAGTGACtaatgatatataaatatatatatatatatttagatatttcaGTGTGTTGCAGCAGGTTTATTACACAGAAGAAACATGAGAGAAATTCCTcactaagaaataaaattctatCAGAAAAATACTTATCTGCTCAAGAGAGATAGGtgttccttttcttaaaaattgaattaaactCTCAGCTGTTTCTTATTcccatatacatatatatatatatatatatatacacatatattggTTTTACTAACAACTAACCCAAAATAACTCTTATTCTATTCAAAACCACTTTTATGATTGAAAACCATTTGCATTATAGGGACAAATATTAGCCTCTGGAAGCAAGAATCTTTAAATATGAGGTATGTCTGCTGTTAGTTGTATATTGAAATACCAAGATTTGTTGCCTAAACACAATAAATCATCATCATAATCATCTTTGGGAGCCTGGAAACATCACAAGGTAACAGACATACGTCATACGGCAAATAGGTAAGACTGGACTTTTGCActactgcaaaatttaataaattgtaGTTTTGAAACAATAATACTAAAATCCAAGCATATAAAGGTATCTTAAAATCCAGGGTTGAACAATGCAATCCAGTATAAATCTTTCACCACGTAGAAATACAAAAGCTAACACCAAACAAGAAGTCTTTCTTGCACAAGTGCTACACCAGGCTATTACGTATGACTCAGACCAAATTAGTAACTTCACACAGCTCTGTTCAATGCCATAGCAATTTGGTTGAGACTCAAGAACAGCTGAAAATGCTTCACCATAGAACTACAAGCTGCTGGAAATTTGTCTTTAATTAAGATTTCAAGTAGCCAATTGTAATTTCCAGAAAGTTAGTTGTGTCTAATTGTTTatactttccttttatttccttttctatcaAATAAATACTATGTGCTTCAAAAGCCTAGTGCTGAATGGTCAGTTCCACCACTTCTTTTGAGGGAATGCAGACAAATAAGAGGAGACATAAGGTCATAGTTGCAGTAGTAATCACAGTAAACTTAAAAGGATAAGAGCTTTCCATCCAGTCAggaggaacaaagaaaagagtCATTACGCCATGCATCGTAGCATCATGCAAGATGGATGGAAGGGTTTTCAGAGCTCAGCTAGGGAAAATGATATGTAGTCTCACACAAAACAT
The genomic region above belongs to Oxyura jamaicensis isolate SHBP4307 breed ruddy duck chromosome Z, BPBGC_Ojam_1.0, whole genome shotgun sequence and contains:
- the LOC118156520 gene encoding LOW QUALITY PROTEIN: phosphatidylserine decarboxylase proenzyme, mitochondrial-like (The sequence of the model RefSeq protein was modified relative to this genomic sequence to represent the inferred CDS: substituted 1 base at 1 genomic stop codon), with amino-acid sequence MQSLTGLCISYDFPPEYNLDLLFKPSVISHVLFLRTQRKVKRRRPEGQRTQRRHKKMVAALAQRGAAALQRNSLLTSCNFLIHENLCTRTRVLWKQPPSRKFFSDRKKFHTALVGQDFCLRSFHVLVATGGGYAAYRKYEDFKLEQLEKKGRELSVKLAREWEVALYKSVPTXLLSQTCGRLNQVELPTWLRKLLSSLYIWTFGVNMKEAAVDLHHYRNLSEFFRRKLKPQAQPVCCLHSVISSSDGKILNFGQVKKCEVEQVKGVTDSLESFLGPHISTKDLHFSEASSGNSFQQQLGTKEGNELYHCVIYLAPGDYHCFHLPTDWRVSHQRHFPGSLMSVNPVVARWIKELFCHNERVVLTGDWKHGFFSLTAVGATSVGSIHIYVDQDLHTNSPCYSEGSYNDFSFVSNNNKEGIPMRKGEHLGEFNLGSTIVLIFEVPKDFKFHLKAGQKICFGEAMGSL